CGCGATCGCGGCGAGAATTCCTCCGCGTCCGCCGGAGCCGATAACACCGATCTTCAACTTGGGGGTTTCCATGAGTAGAGTCGCAGCTTAAACCAATCGATAAAGATAGGCCATGGCTCAAATAACGAAAAAAATAGCAAAATCGATTGAGGCTGTCGCTGCCCTGGTTCCGCTCGCCCGGGGTCTTGGGCGGCCGGAGGACTTCTATCGCGGACGGAAACACGAAGGGTGGGGCCTGCCGGATAATATCCTGCTGTTTCATGAACGGGGGGCGCGGGCGATGCGCAGCAAGGATGGCGCACGGCATTTTCACCACAGAAACGTATTGGTTTTTCCGTTACAGGGTGACGGACGGATCGTGGTCAACGGACGCACATTCGCCCTTGGGCCTGGTCGGTGCGCGTTGATCCGTGCGTATCAATTCCATCATTTCACCGGGTTTTCTTCGGGCGAGGTGGACTGGCTGATCATCACGTTTGAGGGCGAGAGCGCCCATGGGGAGGGAACGGTCTTCAGGTCGGAGTCGGACCGCTTTTGGGCGGATTTGGACTGTTTACTCGAAGAGTTTCGAGGCGGCGCGAATACGGACAGAGGTGGTTTCCGGCTGGCATGCAGGCTGGCCTTGCTGCTGGAGGAGCTGTCTGCGGCGGCGCCCGTTCGGGCGGAAAATCGCGGCAAGGCCGGTGGAGGCGAAGACCTGCTGCTAAAGGTTCACGCCCTAATCTCCGCCGACATGGGGCGGATGATTTCCATCGATAAAATGGCGCGGCACCTGGGGATTTCCGCGAGTCACCTGCGCGCGCGGTTCCGGAAAGGAACGGGGAAAAGTCTGGGCGAATTTCAGCGAGAAGTGCGCCTGCAAAAAGCGGCGGAGTTACTCGCGCAAACCGATGCAACGGTCGCTGAAGTGGGCGAGGCCTGTGGATGGGAGTCGCCGTTCACCTTCAGCCGGGCGTTCCGCCGTTATTGGGGACGGCCGCCGAAGCGGTTTTCGATGTTTGCGCGCGGGCGTTAACACGCTCGCGCATACGGAAGGTTGTTTACTGGGCCGGCCAGATGCTAATGGGCGGGCCGTTGGGTAGGGCGTCGAACGTGAGCTTGCCGTTGACGGCGGTAGCAGTGACCGGGGTGGCACCGCCTTGCGAGATGTTGCACGTGCGCCAGTTGGCGGGGACCTCGGTGACGAGGGTGAGCGGCAGGTCGTAGAGCTTCGGATCGGCGGAGGACTTGAGCTCAAGCTGGATGCCGTTGGCGAGGACCTTGAGGGTCTTCACGGTCGCGGTCTCGCGCTCGGTTTTGTATTGGTGGCAGGAGATGTGGTCGGTGACCCAGAGTTCGCGCTTGTCCTGCTTGTCTTTCAAGTAGTCGAGAAGCGGGAAGAAAATGGACTGCTTGAGCGGCCACATGTCCTGATAACCCCAGTTGGGGGTTATACGTTCGACGCCGTGAACGACCAGGTATTCGACGTCTTTTTTGGCGATGCCCTTCTCGGCCAGCGCGGTCATTTCTTCAAGAGTCTTCTGGTGATAAACGGCTCCGTGTCCGTCAAAAGTCGGACGGCTGATGAGATTATGTTTCTCCAGTAACGCCTTCAACTGCGGGCCGGTGATGTTCCACTTGCCGGGGCCTACTCCGGGCATGCCAAACGAGATGAGGCGGTTCTCTTTTCCGGGCTGAAGCTTGTGGATGGCGTGCGTGCATCCGCCGATTTCGTATTCGGCATTGGCCATATCTTTGACCCCCTGGTGAGTCATGGTGTGGTTGGCGAAAACCATTTTTGATTTCGCGACTTTGTCCCATGAACCGGCTTGGGTTTTGAACTCACCTTTATCAGGGCAGATATAAAAAGTCGCGATTAGATCGCGCTTTTCGAGTTCGGGGACGGCGACTTGAAAGTGGCTCGGCCAGCTGTCGTCGAACATCAGCATGAACACGGCAGTGCGGTCATCCTTCCAGTTGGCGACGCGGGTGTCGCCGACGGCGGCGTGCAGATGCGCGGCGAGGGAGACGAAGACGGTGAACGCGAGGAGGCGACTGAGGCGAGGGGTGGTAATCATGCGGGGGCGAACTGCCAACCTAGGGGAGGAGAGTGGCTGATCGCACTCGTGCGCAGGGGGTCTGGTGCAGTTTCTTAGGCGTTTGTTTAAATAAACAAGGCGGCGGGCCACCGATCAGGCCGATCGGATCGTTGGAGACTTTACTGACCCGTGCGCCGGCGTGTGTTCATCAGTCGAAAACTTTGACGACGTCTGGGTAGTGACCGGATCGCTCATTGTCGTCATGCGCTACGTAAGCGTAAGCGAACTATTTATATCGAGGTAAACGCAGGCGGTCCTGCTCGGCGAACTTGACCCCGGTGGCGAGGCTATCGGTGAGATATGTGAGGCGGAGGCGTGTGCTTTCTCCGAGCGGGTTACTGTGTCGCCCGGCGGCGATATTCGCCCGGGGAGAGCCCGGTTATTTGGCGGAAGCGGCGGAAGAAGTAGAACTCGGTGCGAAAGCCGAGCGAGTAAGCGATGTCCTTGATGCCTCGATCGGTGCCACACAGTTCATGGCAGGCCTGCTCGATGAGATGGCGCGAGCGAAAGGTGGTCGGCGAAACGCCGCACAGACGTTTGAATTTTTTTCGATATGCCTGCTCGCCGAGACCGAGGGCCTTGGCGGCTTCTACCAAGTTGAGCGGGACGGTGGTCGGAAGATCGATCAACCAGGCACGCGCGGTGTGGATCCACTCCATGGCGTGATCCGAGTGGGGACGGATCCACGTTGAACACATCTCGGCAATCAATGCGATCAGCCGGCCCGTGTCTGCGAGCGCGGGCTCGAGGCCTTTTTTTGCGAGTGGCAGCACGCTTTCATGGAAACGACCCAGCCAATAATCCATCGGTGCGAGCCGCCGGATCGGCTCGGCGGGATCCAGCAGGTCGGTGCCGGTCCAGGCGCTGAAGGCGGGGCCTGAAAACTCGATGTTGATCTCGTTCCAGCGGGTTCCGGGGAGCGGACAATAAACGTGACCGACATCGGGAAACAGGCAGAGCAGGTCGCCTGCGCGGATGGGCTGGTCGGTTTTGCCGCGTTCATCTGAAAAGAGTCCTTCGCCCTCCAGCAGATAAACCAACGAGAAGACTTTCAGCCGGCGGAAGGTTTTTTCGCGGTTCTGGTTGATCATGCCCCAGCTGCGATGGATCTGCGCGCTCCGCGTCATGCCGCCCGTCGGGAGGGCGTGGAACGATTCCATGATCAGCCAGTAATCACGGGTCTCGCCCGGTATAATACCGGATTGGACAGTGTATTTACCGCCATGTGTATCGCTAAGGGCTTTTAGCGACGGCCGTTTTTCTGAGAGTTTGGGGCGTGGCTTCACGAGCAGAGTGAACATTCACCCAAGTAAATATCCCCCATGTCGCAAGCCAATCCGAGCGTATTGATCGCCAAACCGAGTATCGAAGTCGTGCCCGGTCAGATTATTTATCACCGTAAAACAAATACCGGAGAGTATATAGGCTCTCCGAGTATCGCGATCCTGCCCGATGGTGCCTACGTGGCTTCGCACGATGTGTTCGGACCGGGCACGACGGAGCACTCATCGGGGGTTTCGTTTGTTTATCGCAGCGAGGATTGCGGAGTGACGTGGCGGAATGTGGCACGGATCGAGCCGGCGTTTTGGTCTAATCTGTTTGTGCACACCGGTGCGCTTTATCTGTTCGGGACGACGCATCATCACGGCCTCGTGGTCATCCGGCGCAGCGACGACGGAGGGTTCACGTGGACGCAGCCGAAGGACGAGTGCTCGGGGTTGCTTACCGCGAAGGGACATTTTCACACCGGGCCAATGCCGATGCTTATGCATCGCGAAAGAATCTGGCGCGCGGTGGAAAATGCCGGAGACGGCGGTGCGTGGGGCGAGCGTTATTTGCCGATGCTGATGTCGTCTCCGGTCGATGCGGATCTGTTGTGCAGCGAGAGCTGGACCTGCACGCGGCCGATGGCGCATTCGACAACGTGGTTGGGCGGGGCGTTTGTCGGCATGTTGGAAGGCAACGCGGTGCTCACTCCGGCGGGTGCGGTTGGCAACTTGTTGCGCGTGGCTTGCCCGGACGGGGAGAAGGCGGCTCTGGCGGTGTTGTCGGCGGACGGTGCGGAGCTGAAATTTTCTCCCGACAGCGGCTTTGTCGATTTGCCGGGAGGGGCGGCGAAATTCACGGTGCGATACGATGCGGAGAGCGGACGTTACTGGACGTTGTCCAACTGGGTGCCCCCGCGTTACGAGGGCAGCGGCAACGCGTCGCTGGTGCGCAACACTCTCGCGCTGCTCTGCTCGGCGAATCTGCGCGATTGGGAATTGCGTGCCGTGGTGTTGCATCACCCGGATGCGAAACGACACGGCTTCCAATACGTGGACTGGCTCGCTGACGGCGACGACCTCGTGGCTGTGTCGCGCACCGGTCATGACGATGCCTGGGGCGGCGCGCTCAAGGCGCATGACGCGAACTATCTCACTTTTCACCGGGTATCCCGATTCCGGACCCTCACGCCGGGGGACTCGTCGGTATCCGTGGACGAACTTAAAACACCCGCCTTATGAACTTTGCCGCCTCTTCCGTTCAGTATCGTGGAATCATTCCGCCGATGGCGACGCCGTTGCGCGCGCGTGACGAGCTCGACGTGCCCGGGCTGGAGCGGTTGATCGAGCACATGCTGGCGGGAGGCGTGCATGGGCTTTTTGTGCTCGGCACGACGGGGGAAGCTCCGGGGCTGAGCTACCGGTTGCGACGCGAGTTGATCGAGCGCACCTGCCGGCAGGTGGCCGGCCGCGTTCCGGTGTTGGTCGGCGTGACGGACACGTCGATGGTGGAAGCACTGGGGCTGGCGCGGGTGTCACAGGAAAACGGAGTGAACGCGTTGGTGGTGGCTCCACCGTATTATTTTCCGAACAGCCAGCCCGAACTCACCGAATACATCCAGCACCTCGCGGCGGAACTGCCACTGCCGTTCTTTCTCTACAATATGCCGTCGCACACGAAGACCGTGTTCGACTTGGAGACGGTGCGTCGTGCGATGGCGCTGCCCAACGTGATCGGCATGAAAGACAGCTCGGCGAACATGGTTTATTATCACCAACTGGTGCGCCTGCTGCCCGAGCGTCGTGATTGGACGCTGCTGATGGGACCCGAGGAGCTGCTCGCGGAGTCGGTGTTGTTGGGCGGCCATGGCGGCGTGTGTGGCGGAGCCAATCTATGTCCGCAGCTTTATGTCGAGCTTTACGAGGCGGCGGTGGCGCGGGATTTGGCGCGCGTGGCCGAACTCCATGCGAGGGTCATGCACATTTCCTCCACGCTTTATCGAGTGGGCCGGCATGGTTCGGCGTTCATCAAAGGCCTGAAGTGCGCGCTGAGCGAGTCGGGTATCTGCGACGATTTTATGACCGAGCCTTTTCACCGATTCCGCGAGCCGGAACGGGCGCAGGTGCGCGAACGACTCGCCGAGCTTGGATTGCTGCGCGAGGCCGTCCGCGCGTGAACCTTTTTTCGATTTAACCCCAACCCCAACATGAAAAATCCCATGAACAACCCCACCGCTCAACCCAACGGACGGCGCTTTCTTATGCCGCTCCTGATGATTTCCCTGTCCGGCGCAGGTGTCGCGATAGCCCAGACCTTCAACTGGACGCCGACCGCCGGAGGGACATACGCGTGGAACGACGTTGCGAGCAACTGGACCAGCGGCTTCCCGAACGGGACAGACGTCATCGCCGATTTTTCGACGGATATCGCCGCGAACCAGACGGTCTCATTGAACGAGGCGATCACGGTTGGCGCGCTTACGCTGAATGACACGGGGGCAAGCGGTGACAGCAATTTCACGATCCAGACGGGCACGGCCGGCAGTCTGAATTTCCAGGTTTCCACCGGTAACGCGACAGTGACGAACGGCAGCGGTGCCAACGTGATCTCCGCGCCTGTTACGCTGACGAGCAACACTGCGTTTAATATCTCCACGGGCACCACACTCACGCTCTCGGGTGCGGTGGGCGGTGCGGGCACACTCACGCAGTCCACGGGCACCGGCACGCTGGTGCTTTCAGGGGCCAACAACTACACGGGCGCGACGACGGTGAATGCGGGCGTGTTAAAAATCTCCAATGCAGCCTCTCTGGGCGGAACCGCGGCGGGCACCAGCGTGCTCGGCGGCACTGCGGGCGGCGGGTTGCAAATCGAGGGGGGCATCACGGTCGCCGACGAGACGCTTACGATCTCCTCGGGTGCCAGTGGTTCGGCCAATGCCCTGCGCAGCTTGAGCGGAGACAATAGCTGGACCGGCACGATCACGATTCAGCACAACAATAATAACATCATCACGGTCGATGCGGGCACGCTGACCCTGGGCGACATCGTCACGGTTACGGGATCCGGCCGCATCGCGGCCTTTCAGGGCGCGGGCAACACGGTGGTGCAAGGCGTGATCAGTGGACCTGGTTCCGTGTCGCGCAGCAGCGGATCGGGTGGTGTCACTACTCTGGAAGGACTCAACACCTACACGGGAAGCACCTCGGTGACGCAGGGAACGCTGAGCATCAAGACGCTGGCCAACAGTGGATCCGCGAGCGGCATCGGCGCATCGGGCACGATCAATTTGCAGGGGGGAACCTTGCGCTACACGGGCACGGGGCATTCGACGGACCGCTTGTTCACGCTGGCTGGCGGCACCAACACGGTATCCAAAATCGAAGCCAACGGCAGCGGTGCGATGACGTGGGCCAACACGGGCGCGATTCTTCACGGTGTCGTGGACCGCAATTTCACGCTCAAACTGGGCGGCACCAGCACGGAGGCGAACACGCTGGCGTCCGCGATCACCGACAACGGGACCGGCATCGTGAGTCTCACCAAGGAAGACGCGGGTCGCTGGGTGATCTCGGGAGCCAACACGTTTGACGGCGCGACCACCGTGACCGGCGGCACATTGGCGCTGGGGGCGAACAACGCGTTGTCCGCAACGAGTGCGATCACGTTGTCGGCCGGCACGATCGACCTGCAGACCTTCAGCAGCTCGGCGGCCTCGCTGGGGTTCGCCGGTGGGGCGAATCTGAAGTTCAGTCTCGGCACGCCGGAGAACTCGACGGCGTTGCTGGCGTTGACCGGAAATCTGACGAAGAGCGGCAGCGGACTCTACACGCTGGATTTTTCGGGAACGGGGCAGGCGGGCACTTATAACCTGATTAGTTACGCGGGAACCTCGTTCGCGTCCACGAGCGACTTCACGATTGCCAACCTGGGGACCGGACTCGACGCCGTGCTCTCGCTGGGCTCCGGCAACCTGAGCCTGACGTTGACCACGAGTGGGATTCCCGAGCCATCGTCGTTCGCGTTGATCGCGGGTGTTCTGATGTTGGGAGTGGCGACAATCGGCTCGCGCCGTCGCGGTTGATATCATGACGGATCCAATCTGTCTGGGCATTGATGTCGGCACCGGCAGTGCACGCGCGGGTCTCTTCACTCCGCGTGGGCGGATGTTGGCATCGGCGAGTCACCCGATTCGTATGTGGAAACCGGAGCCGGATTTCGTCGAACAGTCTTCCGACGATATCTGGCGGGCATGCTGCCTGGCGGTGCGCGAGGCGTTGGAGAAAAGCGGAGTGGCGCCGGAGCAGGTGTGCGGAGTGGGCTTCGACGCGACCTGTTCCCTAGTGGTGCTTGATGACAAGAGCCGTCCCGTGACGGTCAGTCCGACGGGGAAAGCCGCGCAAAATGTCATTGTATGGATGGATCATCGCGCAAAGGGGCAGGCCTCGCGGATCAATCGAACGCGACACGCGGTGCTCAAGTATGTCGGCGGCGCAATCTCTCCGGAGATGCAGACGCCGAAGCTGCTTTGGTTGAAGGAAACCATGCCGGAAACCTGGAGACGTGCGGCGGCATTTTTTGATCTGCCGGATTTTCTCACGTATCGGGCCACCGGTGACGACACGCGTTCGTTGTGTTCCACGGTCTGCAAGTGGACCTATCTCGGTCAGCGCGGCGGCGAGGGGCAGGGGTGGGATGCGGGCTATTTTCGTGAGATCGGGCTCGGCGATCTTGCCGGCGAAGGATTCCGCCGCATCGGCACCCGTATTCGCCCGATGGGCGAGCCGGCAGGCTGTGGATTGACCGAGCAATCGGCGCGGGAACTCGGGCTCGTCGCCGGGACACCGGTGGGCGTGTCGGTGATCGACGCCCATGCAGGAGGGCTCGGCATGCTTGGCGCATCGCTAAAAGGGAAAACTGATCTCCGCGGACGTCTCGCGCTGATTGGCGGAACCTCGTCATGCCACATGGCCGTGGCGAAGCAGCCGCGCTTCATCCGTGGAATTTGGGGACCTTATTTTTCCGCGATGATTCCCGGTCTCTGGCTTGCGGAGGGCGGACAGTCGGCCACGGGCGCGTTGGTGGATCACGTGATTTTTTCGCATCCCGCTTCCGCGGACATGATGAAGCTCGCGAAGCGCAACAAGCGGACGATTTACGAGGAGCTGAACGTGCGGCTCGAAGCAATGGTCGGGGCTGAGCGGGTATTATTTCCGGCCGCGTTGACGAGAGACCTGCACGTGCAGCCTGATTTTCACGGCAATCGTTCCCCGCGCGCGGATGCTTCGCTGCGGGGGGTGATTGCGGGATTTTCTTTGTCGAAGGATGCTGACGATCTTGCCCGGCTTTATCTGGCGACCATCCAGGCGGTGGCTTACGGCACCCGACACATCATCGAAGAGATGAACAAGGCGGGGCACGGCATCCGCTCGATTTTTATCTGCGGCGGCGGAGCGAAAAACCCCGTCTTTTTGCGTGAACATGCCGACATCACCGGTTGCGAGCTGATCCTCCCGGCGGAGCCCGAGGCGGTGCTGTTGGGTGCGGCGGTGCTGGGCGCGGTGGCCTCGGGGGAATGGCCCTCGGTTGAGAAGGCGATTGCCATGATGAATGTAGCGGGGCGTCGTATCCGGCCGAAAGGCGGAAAAACGGGAGCGTATCACGATTTGAAATACAAAGTGTTTCACCGCATGCACGCGGACTTCAAGGCCTGCCGGCGTTTGATGGCGCCGGCGGCCGGAGGTTAATTGGTTTCCACGACGATTCGGAGACCGAAGCCACTGGTGGCGAGGAACGGGATGACGCTGCAGCCGGTTGGCGCTCCGGGTGCCGAGCGGGACGTGATGCTGGAAACCGTCTTTTGTTTGCGACTGTTGGACTCGTTGAAGGCGGCGCCTACGCGGAGTGCTCGGTCGGCCGCGTGCGTGGAAACGGAGAGCTGGCCTGTGAGAAGAGCGGGTGTTTCTGAACAGAATCCGCAGGCATTTTTTATCAGGGCGTGACGGGCCAAATGCTGATGGGCGGGCCGTGTGGTGCCGCGTCGAAGATGAGTTTTCCGTTGGCGGCGGTGGCGCGGGACTGCGTGGCGCGTTGGGAAATATTGCACTCGCGCCACGCGGCCGGAACTTCGACGACGAGCGTGAGCGGTAGATCGTAAAGCGCGGGGTTGGCGGTGCACTTGAGGTCGAGCTGGATGGCGTTGCCGATGACTTTGAGCGTGTTGACGGTCGCGGCGTCGCGCTGGGTTTCGTATTGGTGCTGCGTGATGTGATCGGTGACCCACAACTCGCGGCTGTCCTGCTTGGCCTTCAAATAATCGAGGAGCGGGAAAAAGACGTCCTGCTTGAGCGCCCAAAAATCCTGATAGTTGACGCCGATGCGCTCGACTCCGTGAAGGATGAGGTGGCTCTTGTCGCGCGCGGTGATGGCCTTCTCGGCCAGCGCGGTCATTTCCTCAAGCGTCTTCCAATGATAGACCGCGCCGTGGCCTTTGAACGGGGGGCGGTCGATGAGGTTGAACTCCTTGAGCAGGGACTGGAATTGGTCGGGAGTGATGTTCCAGTGTTTCACGCCGCCGGGCTGGGCGAAGGAGAGGAGGCGGCCGGGCTTGCCGCCGGCCTGCAGTTCTTCGCGGATGATGCGGGCGCACTCGCCGAATTCCCAGCGGGCGTTTTCGAGATCGGTGACGCCCTGGTGAGTCATGGTGTGCACGCCGTAAACCACGCCGCCGCCTTTCTCGGCCTCGGCCCACTTGGCGGCGTAGACTTTGTATTCACCCTTGTCGGGCACCATGTAGAATGTCGCGGTGAGCCCGCGTTTTTGGAGCTCGGGGATGGCGACCTCAACCTGTCCGGGCCAGCCGTCGTCGAGCATGAGCAGGAACGATGCGGTGCGGTCGTCTTTCCACTTGGCGACACGGGCGTCGCCGACGGCGGCACGGGCGCACAATGCGAGGACTACGAACGAAAGGGCGAGGGCGAGTGGGGTGATGCGGAGCATGGGTATGGAAAAAATGATAAGCCGCGCCGGCCGAGGTTGCAGGTTAACAGACGGCGGGGCGCGGATTCTGAGGATTTATTTAAACAGACGCGGGTCTCACGGCGTGTAGCGGAAGACGCCGCGGCCGCCGGTGCCGAGGTAAACTTCGCCGAAGCTTTCGCGGTCGCCGGCGAGGGCGGTGGCGACGTTGGTGGTGGGCGTGCCGTAGTAGGTCCACGTCGGCGCGGTGGTCGTGCAGGCGTTGTCGCTGCGGTAAACGCCGCGCACCGAGCCGATGCGGCCGTTGATGAAGACGGTGTAGCCGGTCGGCGTGGCGGCCTTGCCGAACGAGATGCACGTGGCCGCGGCGACGCCGGTGAGCTTGGTCCACGTGGTTGAGCCGGCGCGTCGGACGTAGGCGCCGCCATCGTAGGCGAACCAGAGATCGCTCGCGGTGGCGGAGGACGACGGCGGCGGCGCGGCCACGAGTTGGTAGATGGTGGTGTAAACGCCGGAGCCGAAGTTGGGCTCTACGGTCCACGTCGCGCCGTCGGTGCTGGAGAGCAGACTGACGGAGCCGCCGGACGAACCGTAGGTGACATAGAACGTGCCGGTGACGCGGTCCACGGTGAGGTTTTTCACGGAGGCGAGCGGTGTCCAACGATCGAGGATGCGCGACGTGACCAGGGCGTTGGCGGTGGTGCGGCAGGCGGTCCAGGTGATGCCGCGGTCTTTACTATAGTAGAGCGGCATGGTGGTGCCGGCGGTGTTGTATTGGGGTTCCCATACAAGCAGCGACGGATTGACGGGGGAGATGGCGATGCGTCCGCCGAAGGCGCGGGTGGTGCCGTTGGTCGCATAGACGGCGGGGCGGACGGACGTGAACCAGTTGGGATCGTAGTCGTAGTTGTCGATGATGCCGCCGGAGGGATTGTGGTCGGAGGCGTAGGTGGGCGGGCGGTTGGCGAACGTGAGCGTGGTCTCGCCCCACGTGGTGTTGGCGGCGGGATAGACGCCGACGATGGCCTGCGCGGCGGTGGTCTGGGCGTTGGAGCGGTAGAGCCGCAGCGTGGCCTGGGTGACGGAGGAGACGCCGGTGAGGTCGAACTTGAGGTAGGACCACTTGGTGTTCACGACCTGGCCCCAGGCGTAGGAAACCTTGAGGGACGGATCGGCGCCGTAGTTGGTGATGTTTTTCACGGGAGTGCCGGAAGGCGTGCCGTCCACGAAGGCGTCGGCGGTCGCGGGGAGCGTGACGCCGTCGATCACCAGTTCGGGCGGGTTGGTCGAGGCCTCGCGGGAGTGGTAGGAAAGCGCGGCGGTGTTGGACGGCGTATTGTTGGAAATGAGCACGAGGGTGACGACCTTGCCGGCGTTTTGGGCGAGGTAGGCGGAGAGGTCCCACGTGTCCCAGCCGGCGGGAGCGCCGGGGGCGAGGACGGCGCGGGCGGCCTGGCCGAAGACGAGCCAGGTGACGCCGTTGTCGTGGGAGACGGCGCCGCCGCCGCTGAAGCCGTCGGAGTTGACCCAGGTGCGCGCCCAGTGGGAGGGGTTGCCCTCGGAGAAATCGAGCGACGGGGTGTTGCCGGGGAGAGGATTGTTGAAGCGCACGTCGGGGCGCTGGTTGACGTTGGTGTAGTAGAAGCCGTTGTTGTCGGCGACGCCGGTCATGAGCTCGGCGTCCCCGGCGGCGGGCGTGGTGGCGAGGTCCATGACGACGACCTCTTCCTGGCCCTTTTGGAGCGGATACCAATCGGACGGAGACGCGGTGATGTCGCGCGTGCGCATGACGCCCTGGGCGCCGGCGATCCAGACGTGGTCCGCATTGGCGGGACCGATGAGCAGGGCGTCGGTGGCGGCGAACACGTTGCCATCGGTGCGCGTGGTCGGGCCGTTGGCGTCGTAGTCGGTGGCGAACCGCGTGGCGTTGACGAGCGACCAGGACGAGCCGCTGTTGGTGGTGCGCCAGACCTCGTTGCCGTTTTTGTAGTCGGAGACCATGGCGACGCCGGCGACGAGCGGATCGACGGCGACGGCGACGAGGGCCTGCGCGCCGGAGATGACGGTGGCGGTCATGGCGGTGGCGGTGCGGGAAACCGAGTAGGCGGAGTTGCCGTAGCCGGTGACGAAGAGCGTGCCGTCCACGGGCGAGACGTGGGCGCGCGCGGGGTTGACCGGACCGCCGGAGAGGAGTGTCCAGGTCGATCCGCTGTTGGCGCTGCGATAGACGCCGGAACCGTGGACGCCGGCATAGACGAGGGTGGAGGAACCGTTTTTGTCACAGGCGACGAACGTGACGCCGTTGCCGGCGGAGCCGTTGGGAAGGCCGGTGAGATGCGACCATGTCCACGAGCCACCGCTCTTTACGCCCTTGATGAGGCCGACGGGGCCGGCGGCGGGAGTGTTGGTGCCGTAATAGAGGGTGTTGGAATCATTGGGATCGACGACGAGACGCTCGCCGAAAAGTTTGCCCTCCTTGTTGCTGCTGCAGCGGACGGTCGGGTGGATGGTGGTCCAGACGGGCGAAGCGGCGGAGGCGTCGTCGGTGACGTAGATGCCGGACGGCGTGACGGTGGAGTAGAGACCCGCGGCGACGTAAACGCGGTCGGGGTTGGCGGGGTCGATGGCGAGCGCGTTGATACCCTGGAGATTGCTGCCGTCGGCGGCGGAAGGATCGATGATTTTATCGGTGATGCAGAGCCATCCCTTGTA
This window of the Rariglobus hedericola genome carries:
- a CDS encoding FGGY-family carbohydrate kinase — translated: MTDPICLGIDVGTGSARAGLFTPRGRMLASASHPIRMWKPEPDFVEQSSDDIWRACCLAVREALEKSGVAPEQVCGVGFDATCSLVVLDDKSRPVTVSPTGKAAQNVIVWMDHRAKGQASRINRTRHAVLKYVGGAISPEMQTPKLLWLKETMPETWRRAAAFFDLPDFLTYRATGDDTRSLCSTVCKWTYLGQRGGEGQGWDAGYFREIGLGDLAGEGFRRIGTRIRPMGEPAGCGLTEQSARELGLVAGTPVGVSVIDAHAGGLGMLGASLKGKTDLRGRLALIGGTSSCHMAVAKQPRFIRGIWGPYFSAMIPGLWLAEGGQSATGALVDHVIFSHPASADMMKLAKRNKRTIYEELNVRLEAMVGAERVLFPAALTRDLHVQPDFHGNRSPRADASLRGVIAGFSLSKDADDLARLYLATIQAVAYGTRHIIEEMNKAGHGIRSIFICGGGAKNPVFLREHADITGCELILPAEPEAVLLGAAVLGAVASGEWPSVEKAIAMMNVAGRRIRPKGGKTGAYHDLKYKVFHRMHADFKACRRLMAPAAGG
- a CDS encoding polysaccharide deacetylase family protein — encoded protein: MLRITPLALALSFVVLALCARAAVGDARVAKWKDDRTASFLLMLDDGWPGQVEVAIPELQKRGLTATFYMVPDKGEYKVYAAKWAEAEKGGGVVYGVHTMTHQGVTDLENARWEFGECARIIREELQAGGKPGRLLSFAQPGGVKHWNITPDQFQSLLKEFNLIDRPPFKGHGAVYHWKTLEEMTALAEKAITARDKSHLILHGVERIGVNYQDFWALKQDVFFPLLDYLKAKQDSRELWVTDHITQHQYETQRDAATVNTLKVIGNAIQLDLKCTANPALYDLPLTLVVEVPAAWRECNISQRATQSRATAANGKLIFDAAPHGPPISIWPVTP
- a CDS encoding DUF7594 domain-containing protein → MKTPSLPLGFSPSAHLARFSALFLGCALLGSFFYARAVTGVINGLTDDAQVTQLSGVNGVSGQTSAYLNVGRYWGGTQLGAVYVFQIPSSVLSDPDLQFTAAAFDLKTGANNPTAFNGDLYGLGYTAMPAVLPSDFYQGPLDTASVLVHDNFLTPSIAPNAIASSSGAGLIDYLNGELAAARDDGAANAHVYLRVNPDTLPPPGGYYLLAMREAGGSAIPKITYTAEVVSGWKTVPLGGGGAVLGVVGLKTGPFSEVVYCRTDVGGAFRWSEAYKGWLCITDKIIDPSAADGSNLQGINALAIDPANPDRVYVAAGLYSTVTPSGIYVTDDASAASPVWTTIHPTVRCSSNKEGKLFGERLVVDPNDSNTLYYGTNTPAAGPVGLIKGVKSGGSWTWSHLTGLPNGSAGNGVTFVACDKNGSSTLVYAGVHGSGVYRSANSGSTWTLLSGGPVNPARAHVSPVDGTLFVTGYGNSAYSVSRTATAMTATVISGAQALVAVAVDPLVAGVAMVSDYKNGNEVWRTTNSGSSWSLVNATRFATDYDANGPTTRTDGNVFAATDALLIGPANADHVWIAGAQGVMRTRDITASPSDWYPLQKGQEEVVVMDLATTPAAGDAELMTGVADNNGFYYTNVNQRPDVRFNNPLPGNTPSLDFSEGNPSHWARTWVNSDGFSGGGAVSHDNGVTWLVFGQAARAVLAPGAPAGWDTWDLSAYLAQNAGKVVTLVLISNNTPSNTAALSYHSREASTNPPELVIDGVTLPATADAFVDGTPSGTPVKNITNYGADPSLKVSYAWGQVVNTKWSYLKFDLTGVSSVTQATLRLYRSNAQTTAAQAIVGVYPAANTTWGETTLTFANRPPTYASDHNPSGGIIDNYDYDPNWFTSVRPAVYATNGTTRAFGGRIAISPVNPSLLVWEPQYNTAGTTMPLYYSKDRGITWTACRTTANALVTSRILDRWTPLASVKNLTVDRVTGTFYVTYGSSGGSVSLLSSTDGATWTVEPNFGSGVYTTIYQLVAAPPPSSSATASDLWFAYDGGAYVRRAGSTTWTKLTGVAAATCISFGKAATPTGYTVFINGRIGSVRGVYRSDNACTTTAPTWTYYGTPTTNVATALAGDRESFGEVYLGTGGRGVFRYTP